A segment of the Desulfobacterales bacterium genome:
ACGGACAATTCGTCAAGGCCAGCTGGGATGAAGCAATGGATCTCCTTGTTTCTAAGTTTAAGGAGATAATAAATATCTCAGGTGTAGATGCCCTTGGATTTTATGAATCTGCTCAGCTACTTACTGAAGAGCATTACGTGCTCAACAAGCTTGTAAAAGGGTGCATCGGAACTAACAATGTTGATGCCAATGCCAGGCTCTGCATGTCCAGTGCTGTAGGCGGCATGATCACTTCATTTGGAAAAGACGGTCCCCCATCAAACTATGGAGATATTGAACTGGCTGATTGTTTTTTTATCACCGGATCAAACATGGCGGAAGCTCACCCTGTCCTCTACCAGAGAATAGCAGACCTCAAAGCCCAGAAAAAATCTGTCATGGTGATTGTAGTGGATCCGAGGAAAACATTAACAACTGACATAGCTGATATGCATCTTCAAATCAGATGCGGGACTGATATCGCCCTATACAATGGAATCGCACATGTTCTAATCAACGGTAATTTTGTGAACGAACGGCAAGTATCGTCATATACAAACGGGCTCCATGAACTAAAAATACATCTTGAAAAATATAAGCCAGAATACGTTGCAAGGATAACAGGTGTTAAAGAAAATGATATCGTAAAAACAGCCATGATGCTCAGCAATGCGCGAGCTTGTCTCTATTTCTGCTGTATGGGGCTTAATCACAGTTCTGTTGGGGTTTGGAAAAATAACACGCTCATAAATCTTTGTCTGCTAACTGGACACATCGGAAAACCAGGTGCTGGATATTTTTCCTTGACAGGCCAACCAAATGCCATGGGGCTAAGGGAAGCTGGGGGGTTATCTCACCTTTTACCAGGCCACAGATTTGTCAATAATGAGATACACCGTAACGAAATCGCCAAAATTTGGGATGTTGATTCAAAAAAAATGTCTCCTAACCCTGGCAAATCAGCCTTGGACATATTTAGAGGGGTTGATGATGGATCAATTAAAGGCCTTTGGATCATTGGAACTAATCCAGCTGTATCCCTTACTGATTTAAACTGGACAATGAATGTTTTGAAAAAAACAGAGTTTCTGGTTGTTCAGGACATCTATCATCCAACAGAGACCAGCGCTTTTGCCCATCTTGTGCTGCCGGCTGCCCAGTGGGGTGAAAAACTTGGTACATTCACCAATTCAGACCGTACTGTCAATCTTCTTAAAGCTGCCGTAAAACCACCTTCAGGTGTTAAATCTGACCTTGAAATCTTCATTGAATTTGCCAAAAGAATGGGATATGAAAAATATTTCTCATTTCAAGGACCAGAGGATGTATATAATGAATGGAAACTTTGTTCAAAGGGAACTGATGTTGATGTTTCTGGTATCACCTATGAACGGCTGGAAAAGGAAACCGGTATTCCTTGGCCATGTCCATCTCTTGATCATCCCGGCACGCCGAGACGATACACCCATTTTAAATTTTATACTTCAGACGGCAAAGCCAATCTTATTTCCCTGCATCATAAAGAGCCCCTTGAGGTACCAGATTCTGAATATCCATTTGTCCTGAACACAGGTCGACTGGTGGATCACTGGATGACACTTACCCGCACAGGTAAAATTCCCCAGTTGATTAAATCCTCGCCAGACGCTTTTGTTAAAATTCATCCTTCTGACGCTCAAAAGATTGGTATTAAGGATGGGGCTTTTGTGAAAGTAGTTTCCCGCAGGGGAGAAGTTGTAGTAAGAGCTAAAGTAGTAGATATCGTAAGAAAAGGCGAGGTCTTCATTCCCTTTCATTATGGATATCTTCATGGAGAAAAAAGCGCTGCTAACCTTTTAACGAATCCTGCTTATGATCCTGGCTCCAAAGAACCAGAATTTAAAGCTTGTGCCGTAAAATTGGTGAAGGTGTGATGTTTGATTTTATTAAAAAATTTATTTCACCTTTTTTGGCATCAGGTACACATCTTTTGCCGCCTGGTGCATCGCATGATTTTTTTTCTCGGTGCATCCGATGCGGACAATGTGTGGCGGCTTGTCAATATCATTCCATCCTGTTTGAAAGCCCCAATGCAATACTTAAAACAGGCACTCCGTATATCGATCCTTCCATAAGTCCATGTTATCTGACTATGGCGTGCGTAAAAGTTTGCCCTACAGGTGCTCTACAAAATATAGACAAAAAATCCGTCCGAATGGCACATGTTTCAATAGATAAAGACCGTTGCGTTGCTTATAAAAAAGTTATCTGTAGGTTTTGTTTTAATAACTGTCCTTTAAAAGGTGAAGCTATCATAATTGATAGGATCGAGCCGATTATAATTCAGGAAAAATGTACCGGCTGCGGAATCTGTCATTATGTATGTCCTGTAAAACCAAATGCTGTTATCATTAAACCATTATTTTAAAAAAGGAAACTATAAATAAAACCGATGCCGAATACATTTTCAAAAAGAGGTCGCATCCTTTTCTGGCGCAGAATGATACAATGCATATCTATTGGCATTTTACTTGTAATTCCAGTTGGCGCTTACTATGGTATCTCCTTCATAAACGGAAATTTTTCTTCTTTACGCATTATGGGTTTTTCCATGACAATGCCGTTAGAAGGGCTGGAAGCAATTATCGGCACTAAATCTGGAGGATATATAACTATACTGACATCAATGGTAGTCCCTTTTCTTTTAATCTTTATTCTGGGACCTGTTTTTTGTTCATGGATATGTCCTCAAAACACTTTTTCCGAAATAGGGGATATCGCCTACAGAAAATTGCACAAACGCAAAAGATGGAATCCGAAAAATTCTGTTTTTTTCATCATTCCTTTTTTTTCCATAATCATAGTTATTGTTTTAGATGTAATTTTTCAGAATACCATTTTCACTATATTTCACCCGGCAGCAATTTTTGCAAGGACATGTTTGTCAATTATATTTCTTCAAGTTTTATGTGTAGATATTGTTCTGATCGGCATCATTCTATTAATCGAGATTTTCGGAATTAGACGTTTTTGGTGTCGGTATGTATGTCCTTTGGGGGCACTACTTTCCCTTATTGGTTTTAAGCGCTTTTTCAAGATTAAATGCCTTCAAGAAAACTGTACAAACTGCAAGTCATGCGTCGATTTCTGCCCATTTGGCAATGATCCTCGAAATTTTCCTATCAGATGCAGAAATTGTGGCATTTGCGTTTCAAAATGTACAAATGGCGCTTTGGTTCAAAAATTTGATCTATCACCTTTTACTGGGAAAAAATAAATGAATTTCAAGATATACTATCCAAAATGCAGAAGCGATTTATTTACCTATACTATCATTTTAATAACGATTATTTTTTTCGTAAGCACATACAGCTTTGCTGATGAAAGAAAATTTATCCGTGCTCTTTATCTCCCCATCGCTGATAATTACACAGGAATAATAGCCTTTGAAAAGTATCGCGACAAAATGGTATTCGCTGATTTTTCTCTTGAAAGAATGGATAGTTGGCCAGAGATGAGAGCTTATTTTATATCCGGAGAAGTTGATATGGCGTTTATAACCGCTCCTTTGGCTATGGACATGTTTTTAGAGAATCCAGATTTCAAATGCGTCAGCCTGATGAATCGTGATGGCGGAGCTATGGCCATCAACGATCTATTAAATACCTATGTCAAATTGTCATCTAATAGAAAGGATAGAAAACCCGATAACAGGGTAGCAGATGCTTTCGCAAGGATTAAAAAAGAAATGGGCAACCCTAGTAAATGTGCTGTTTCTTCTCTTTTATCAGTCGATACAGTGATATTGTATAAATACCTGAATGATCATGGAAAAACTCTTTCCATTGAAAGAGACAAGATAGCGGACGTAATTGTCTATCCTATTGATCCAATAAAATCACCGTCTTTTATTAAAGAAAATAATTCAAGGATGAATCCTGTATCCTTCGAACAATCGATACCATGGGCGGATGTTGTTGAAACTAATAAATTTGGATATCTTGCCTGGTATTCAAAAGATGTTATAATATGGCCAAATGGTCATGTTAACTGTATTGCTGTCGCTACAGTGTCTTGCATTCAAAACAAAAAAGAGGCATTAAAAGAAGTAATAACTTATCTACATCAGGCGGGCATGGATATTGAAGCCGCAAGAACTAAAGGCGGCCGTGATATGGTAGATTTAATTGACACGATTCGGCTGCATATTCCAGAACATAATGAAGAAGCAATTGTGCAGAGTTTAAGATCCGATGTGAACGTTATTAATTACAAAAACTTAAATGTTGATATCAATGGTTTGAAATTTATCATGAAATTAGCCATAGATGCCGGAATTATGAAACAAAATATAGACATGGAAAAGTTTGTGGATCAAAATTTTTCTACAAACATATCAACATCACACTTTTTTATAAATAATTAATTATGACAACACCTATCAATCAAAATTTATCAACCAATAGCGGGTCATCTGTCAGGCAAATATTAAGAAGTATTCTTGGCAGAAATTTTTTCAAATGGTTTATAATAACCAGTATTTTCCCCTTAGCCTTGCTTAGTATTGCAACTTACTACAGTACATACTTGCATTTAGAAAAACAAGTTAATATGTTTTTGTATGAATCTGCCGATTTACGACGAACAAAAATTGAGGCTTATTTTTCTGAACTTTTGGTAAACCTCAGCCTTGAATCAAGATCAGAGGAAAACTCAAGAATTCTTCAAAATTTAATCACAGCCTATGTTATAAGCAATCAACCCCTTGACAAATTTGTAAAATCATATCGTTATATTCGAATTGAACATAATCAATGCAATGATCTAAGGATATTGAACGAAATAAAAGGATACCGAAACATTTATCTGATTGACAATACGGGTAGCATTCTATTTACTGCGGAAAAATCCAATGATATTGGGACTAATGTATTCACAAAAGACACTCTTTTTGCAAAAGCATGCAAAAAAGCACTCGCTGGTGGAAAACCTGTTTTTTCAGATTTTGAGAAGTATGAGTCCATTGATGGTCAGAATGAAATAACCGCATTTATTGCTGAAATCGTTTTAAACGGAGCAGGGGATAAAATCGGGTTGATCGTTTTTCAAATAGGCACTGCTGAGATGAATAAAATTGTTGCCCATAGAAGTAAGGTTTTTACCTCTTATGATACATATCTTATTGGAGAAGACCTGAAAATGCGGACAGACTCAATCCTCGATAGCAAAGATAATACCCTTGACACTATTGTTGACACTCAACAAACTCGTATTTGGAAAGAACAACTCGCTTCCTCTGAAACAGTGTATGAGAAGCGCAATACACAATCATTTAATACTATCATCTATCCTGGCAGGGAAGGTTATGATGTAATCGGTATCCATGAACATCTTGATATAACGGGTGTTCATTTAGCTATAGTGGCTGAACTTAGCTTTGGTGAAGCATTTTCCCAGTTACATTTAATCAAGGTTATGGCTATTTTAACTCTGTTGGGTATTACAATTTTAGTATTTTTGCTGGCTTTTTACCAAACAAGGAAAATGATCGTCCCGATTGTTAAAATTTCTGAATGGGCAAAAATGGTTGCTCTGGGTGACCTCTCACATATAGAAATTACTCGACATAAGAATGAAATCGGTGATATGGCGCAAAGTATTGCCATAATGGTTAATTCATTCAGGGATATTGTAAATCGTGCCAATGCAATTGCAGAAGGAGATTTTCAGACAAAGATAACTTTACGTTCTGAAAAAGATGAGCTGGGAAATGCACTCCTTAAAATGACAGAGACCTTGCAAGGTATAACCATTCAGGCTAATAGTATTTCTAAGGGTGATTACACAATGGATGTAAAACCACGTTCGGATAAAGACATACTTGGGATTGCCCTCCAGAAGATGACCAGATCTCTATTTGAAGCATCAGAGGAAAATAGACGTAACAACTGGTTTAAAACCGGCCAGATGGAACTTGCAGATAAAATGCGTGGAGACAAGACTCCCAACACTCTGGCGAAGGATATCATAACTTACATGACGAAGTATATAAATGCACAGATAGGTTTGTTCTATATCACAGACGAGGACGGAACATCATACCTGTCAGGCTCTTTCGCTATACCAAAAGAATTCACATATGATAAAATTATCCCTGGTCAAGGAATTGCTGGCGAAGCATTGGCGACAAAACAAATACAAATTTCAAGTATCCCTGAAGGCAGTATTTTTGTAGATACAGGTTTTGGAAATGCTGTACCGAGATCTGTAATATTAGTTCCTCTATGTATCCAAAACCATGTGGTAGGTCTTATGGTGATCGGTTCACTACTTGAGTTTCCAGAAAATATCCGTGAATTTCTATCTATTGTTGCTGAAAACATAGCTATAGCGATTAATTCCTCTCTGGAACGGGAAAAAACAAAATCTCTTCTTATAAAAAGCCAAAACCAAGCCAAAGCGTTACAAGAGCAACAAGAGGTTTTACGTACGGTGAATGAAGAGCTTGAAGAAAAAACACTGAATTTAGAAAAACAAAAAGATCAAATTATAAAACAGAATGTAGATCTTGATGAAGCAAGAAAAAATATTGAGGAAAAAGCAAAAGAGCTTGAAAAATCAAGCAAGTACAAATCAGATTTTCTGGCAAACATGAGTCATGAAATCCGAACGCCTATGAATGCGATTATTGGATTGTGCTATCTTGCTCTTAAAACAGATCTTACAAAAAAACAGAATGATTATCTGACCAAAATTCAGTTTTCTGCCCAATCTCTGCTGGGTATTATAAATGATATTCTTGATTTTTCCAAAATTGAAGCCGGAAAACTCGACTTGGAAAAAATTGATTTTAACATTGAGGATGTATTTGATAATCTTTCCAATGTTATTTGCATGAAGGCAAATGAAAAAGGCATTGAAATAATAATTCACATTGATAGCAGCGTGCCTTTACATCTAATTGGTGATCCTTTGAGGTTAGGCCAAGTTTTGCTAAACCTAACAGGCAATGCTGTTAAATTTACAGAAACGGGAGAGGTGAGTCTTTCTGTAAAAATGGAAAAAGAAGAAGAAAATCAAGTAATGCTCGAGTTTTCAATAAAAGATACAGGTATCGGGATGACTGATGATCAGATAAAAAAACTTTTTCAGTCTTTTTCCCAAGCTGACGGTTCAACTACTCGAAAATATGGTGGGACAGGGCTGGGGTTATCTATTTCCAAACGGCTTGTGGAAATGATGGGTGGAAATATTAGCGTTAAAAGTGAATACAAAAAAGGCAGCACTTTTATATTTAAAGTCTGGTTTGAAAAGGGGATAAAAAAGAAGATCCAAAAATATTTACCTACAAATATTAGAGATCTAAGGGTACTTGTTGTGGATGATAACAGAGCATGCTGTTCAATGATGAATGAGGTACTCTCATCTTTTAATTTTCATGTTGACTGCACTTTTTCTGGTAAAACAGCTATAGATATGATTAAAATGGCGGTACTTGAAAAAAATCCCTACTCGATTGTGCTGATGGATTGGCAAATGCCTGGTCTTAACGGCATGGAAACAAGTATATCTATAAAAAATGATTCGGAAATTTATCCGTCACCCAGAATTATTATGATGACCGCCTATGGCAGGGAAGACTTATATAATCGGTTAGAAAAATCTGGAATTGACTCTTTTTTGATTAAACCTGTAAATAATTCTATCCTGTTTAATTCTATTGTGGATGTCATGGGAATATCTGCTAAAGTAAAATCACTTATTCCAGAAAAACCATCCGATGACCTCAAGTCTTTTTTCAACCAGATCAATGGTTTAAAAATTTTACTGGTAGAAGATAATGAAATCAATCAGCAGGTTGCTATGGAAATATTGGAGCAGGCTGGCGCCATAGTATCCATCGCCAGTAATGGAGTTGAAGCCTTGAAAATAGCTACCAATAGCAATGACACAAATTTTGATATCATTCTCATGGATATTCAAATGCCTGAATTGGATGGTTACCAGACCACCGCAGTTTTTCGTCAAAAGCCTAAGTACAAAGACATTCCTATTATTGCCATGACTGCTCATGCCATGACTGGGGATAGAGATAAATGCATAGCTGCTGGTATGAACGATCATATAAAAAAACCCATAGATCCCAAAAATCTTTATGAAACTATTATTTGTTGGACGACTTTACAACCGAATAAACCCAAGCCGCAAAATTTTTATGAAAAAAAAGATAAGGAACTGCCACTGTCATCTTCACATCAAACAACTACGGAATTACCTGAAAAACTTCATGGAATTAACATTGTGTCGGGCTTAGAACGAGTTATGGGAAACACGAAAACTTTTATGAAGATTTTAAACAATTTCTATAGAAATTATAATAATGCAGCAAATGAGATAAGGGACATGATGGGTAAGGGATACAGAGATATTGCTTTAAGAACCGTCCACACTATTAAAGGAGTTTCCGGTAATATCTCTGCTGACGAATTGCACCAAGTAGCTATAGATCTGGAAACAGCTATTGAGCAAAATAATTCCACTGGAATTTTAGAATTACTGGATAATTTTGAAAATAAACTGAATCAGGTTGTTAACTCCATCGCACCTTTTATAAAAGAAGCGGATTATGCTCATACTGAACAGGAAAAAACTGTAGATGCTGAAAAGCTGGCTCCACTTCTTGTTGAATTGCATAACCTTTTGGAAAATGATGACATGAATGCACTTGATTGTATAGAATCTATAAAAAATCATCTTGAAGGTACAATATTTTCTGAGTCCTTAAAACAGCTTGAGAATTACATTGGTGATCTTGACTTTGAGAGGTCAAAAACTCCACTTGCCGAGATTGCAGATAAACTGAAAATTTCTTTAACTCTATAATTTCGAGTTTAGAGGATATAAAAACATTTTTTACAAGGAGGATATATGGAAATAGCAAACCCAATATACGATGTAGTATTCAAATATATGATGGACGATAATAAAGTCGCTAAATTATTTCTTTCAGCGATATTAGGCGAAGAAATAGAAACTCTTGAATTTAAGCCTCAGGAAAGGTCGCTGCTATTAAATCAACACTCAATAACGGTTTTTAGATTAGATTTTTCAGCGAAAATTAAAATAGGACCTGAAGATTATAAACAAGTTATAGTTGAAATACAAAAAGCAAAATTTCCCACAGATATAATGAGATTTCGTAAATATCTTGGGGAACAATATATAAAAAACGATAATACTTTTATAAAAAAAGAAAAAAAAATAGCACTTCCGATAGTGAGCATATATTTCTTAGGGCATAATTTAGAAAATACTGAAGCTCCAGTAATAAAAGTTAATAGACAATATATTGATGTGATAGAGGGAAAGGAAATAAAAGAACGAGAGGAATTTATAGAAAGTTTGACTCATGACAGTTACATAATACAAATTCCACAATTAAAGAAGAAAAGAAGAACTGAATTGGAAATATTGTTAAGCGTATTCGATCAAAATAACATTGACGATGATATCCATATACTAAACGTAAAAGAAGAAGATTTTCCAGAAAAGTATCGTATAGTTATACGAAGACTTCTAAAAGCTAGAGTTGAAAAAGAGATAAGACAAACAATGGATCTCGAAGATGAGATATTAGAGGAATTAGAAAATAAAGAACGTTACATAGCTAAACTCATTGAAGAAAATGTTAAATTGATTGAAGCAAAAGATAAAGCTCTTGAAGCAAAAGATAAAGCTCTTGAAGAAAAAGACAAAGCTCTTGAAGATTTAAAAAGGCAGTTAGACGCTTTAAAAAACAAATAATATTCGAAATCAAATTAAATGACACCATTACCTGCTTACGGGATGAGGCTTCAACACAAAAAGAGAAGCTTAAAAATTAAAATCAATGGGAAAACATATATAAAAATATATATAAAAGCTAATATTTAAAAAGAGTCGAACAGAGTGAAAAATGAAGGAACAAACCATACTCATTGTGGATGATGCCACTGAAAATATTAATGTATTAAATGAGCTGCTTAAAAGCGATTATAAAATCCGTATGGCAACCAATGGCAGCAAGGCATTAAAAATTGCCAAGTCAGAAAATCCACCTGACCTGATTCTTTTGGATATTATGATGCCAGGCATTGATGGATTTGATGTGTGTAGAGAATTAAAGGCAGACGAAAATACTCAAAACATCCCGATTATTTTTATAACCGCAAAGGTCGATGTAGAAGATGAAACTAAAGGTATGGAACTTGGTGCTGTAGATTTTATTCCGAAACCGTTCAAGCCTCTTGTGGTCAAGGCCAGAGTGAATGCTCACATGTCGTTGAAACGCGCTTACGAGGAAACCCAGCAAGCACTTAAAATTGCAGAAGATGCAACAAAAGCTAAAAGTGAATTTCTGGCAAATATGAGTCATGAAATAAGGACACCTATGAATG
Coding sequences within it:
- a CDS encoding nitrate reductase; the protein is MEDNLHTKNSCSKNQQSLTKISRRSFIKGVACAGVASTFSITGGLKIFNLAEAAENQIEVDQWHLSLCPYCGSGCGLYIGEKNGKIIAVKGAEKHQANKGYLCMKGLLLPQILYFKDRLTTPLIKKNGQFVKASWDEAMDLLVSKFKEIINISGVDALGFYESAQLLTEEHYVLNKLVKGCIGTNNVDANARLCMSSAVGGMITSFGKDGPPSNYGDIELADCFFITGSNMAEAHPVLYQRIADLKAQKKSVMVIVVDPRKTLTTDIADMHLQIRCGTDIALYNGIAHVLINGNFVNERQVSSYTNGLHELKIHLEKYKPEYVARITGVKENDIVKTAMMLSNARACLYFCCMGLNHSSVGVWKNNTLINLCLLTGHIGKPGAGYFSLTGQPNAMGLREAGGLSHLLPGHRFVNNEIHRNEIAKIWDVDSKKMSPNPGKSALDIFRGVDDGSIKGLWIIGTNPAVSLTDLNWTMNVLKKTEFLVVQDIYHPTETSAFAHLVLPAAQWGEKLGTFTNSDRTVNLLKAAVKPPSGVKSDLEIFIEFAKRMGYEKYFSFQGPEDVYNEWKLCSKGTDVDVSGITYERLEKETGIPWPCPSLDHPGTPRRYTHFKFYTSDGKANLISLHHKEPLEVPDSEYPFVLNTGRLVDHWMTLTRTGKIPQLIKSSPDAFVKIHPSDAQKIGIKDGAFVKVVSRRGEVVVRAKVVDIVRKGEVFIPFHYGYLHGEKSAANLLTNPAYDPGSKEPEFKACAVKLVKV
- a CDS encoding 4Fe-4S binding protein; the encoded protein is MFDFIKKFISPFLASGTHLLPPGASHDFFSRCIRCGQCVAACQYHSILFESPNAILKTGTPYIDPSISPCYLTMACVKVCPTGALQNIDKKSVRMAHVSIDKDRCVAYKKVICRFCFNNCPLKGEAIIIDRIEPIIIQEKCTGCGICHYVCPVKPNAVIIKPLF
- a CDS encoding 4Fe-4S binding protein, whose translation is MIQCISIGILLVIPVGAYYGISFINGNFSSLRIMGFSMTMPLEGLEAIIGTKSGGYITILTSMVVPFLLIFILGPVFCSWICPQNTFSEIGDIAYRKLHKRKRWNPKNSVFFIIPFFSIIIVIVLDVIFQNTIFTIFHPAAIFARTCLSIIFLQVLCVDIVLIGIILLIEIFGIRRFWCRYVCPLGALLSLIGFKRFFKIKCLQENCTNCKSCVDFCPFGNDPRNFPIRCRNCGICVSKCTNGALVQKFDLSPFTGKK
- a CDS encoding ABC transporter substrate-binding protein, whose amino-acid sequence is MNFKIYYPKCRSDLFTYTIILITIIFFVSTYSFADERKFIRALYLPIADNYTGIIAFEKYRDKMVFADFSLERMDSWPEMRAYFISGEVDMAFITAPLAMDMFLENPDFKCVSLMNRDGGAMAINDLLNTYVKLSSNRKDRKPDNRVADAFARIKKEMGNPSKCAVSSLLSVDTVILYKYLNDHGKTLSIERDKIADVIVYPIDPIKSPSFIKENNSRMNPVSFEQSIPWADVVETNKFGYLAWYSKDVIIWPNGHVNCIAVATVSCIQNKKEALKEVITYLHQAGMDIEAARTKGGRDMVDLIDTIRLHIPEHNEEAIVQSLRSDVNVINYKNLNVDINGLKFIMKLAIDAGIMKQNIDMEKFVDQNFSTNISTSHFFINN
- a CDS encoding response regulator; translated protein: MTTPINQNLSTNSGSSVRQILRSILGRNFFKWFIITSIFPLALLSIATYYSTYLHLEKQVNMFLYESADLRRTKIEAYFSELLVNLSLESRSEENSRILQNLITAYVISNQPLDKFVKSYRYIRIEHNQCNDLRILNEIKGYRNIYLIDNTGSILFTAEKSNDIGTNVFTKDTLFAKACKKALAGGKPVFSDFEKYESIDGQNEITAFIAEIVLNGAGDKIGLIVFQIGTAEMNKIVAHRSKVFTSYDTYLIGEDLKMRTDSILDSKDNTLDTIVDTQQTRIWKEQLASSETVYEKRNTQSFNTIIYPGREGYDVIGIHEHLDITGVHLAIVAELSFGEAFSQLHLIKVMAILTLLGITILVFLLAFYQTRKMIVPIVKISEWAKMVALGDLSHIEITRHKNEIGDMAQSIAIMVNSFRDIVNRANAIAEGDFQTKITLRSEKDELGNALLKMTETLQGITIQANSISKGDYTMDVKPRSDKDILGIALQKMTRSLFEASEENRRNNWFKTGQMELADKMRGDKTPNTLAKDIITYMTKYINAQIGLFYITDEDGTSYLSGSFAIPKEFTYDKIIPGQGIAGEALATKQIQISSIPEGSIFVDTGFGNAVPRSVILVPLCIQNHVVGLMVIGSLLEFPENIREFLSIVAENIAIAINSSLEREKTKSLLIKSQNQAKALQEQQEVLRTVNEELEEKTLNLEKQKDQIIKQNVDLDEARKNIEEKAKELEKSSKYKSDFLANMSHEIRTPMNAIIGLCYLALKTDLTKKQNDYLTKIQFSAQSLLGIINDILDFSKIEAGKLDLEKIDFNIEDVFDNLSNVICMKANEKGIEIIIHIDSSVPLHLIGDPLRLGQVLLNLTGNAVKFTETGEVSLSVKMEKEEENQVMLEFSIKDTGIGMTDDQIKKLFQSFSQADGSTTRKYGGTGLGLSISKRLVEMMGGNISVKSEYKKGSTFIFKVWFEKGIKKKIQKYLPTNIRDLRVLVVDDNRACCSMMNEVLSSFNFHVDCTFSGKTAIDMIKMAVLEKNPYSIVLMDWQMPGLNGMETSISIKNDSEIYPSPRIIMMTAYGREDLYNRLEKSGIDSFLIKPVNNSILFNSIVDVMGISAKVKSLIPEKPSDDLKSFFNQINGLKILLVEDNEINQQVAMEILEQAGAIVSIASNGVEALKIATNSNDTNFDIILMDIQMPELDGYQTTAVFRQKPKYKDIPIIAMTAHAMTGDRDKCIAAGMNDHIKKPIDPKNLYETIICWTTLQPNKPKPQNFYEKKDKELPLSSSHQTTTELPEKLHGINIVSGLERVMGNTKTFMKILNNFYRNYNNAANEIRDMMGKGYRDIALRTVHTIKGVSGNISADELHQVAIDLETAIEQNNSTGILELLDNFENKLNQVVNSIAPFIKEADYAHTEQEKTVDAEKLAPLLVELHNLLENDDMNALDCIESIKNHLEGTIFSESLKQLENYIGDLDFERSKTPLAEIADKLKISLTL